A genomic stretch from Photobacterium atrarenae includes:
- a CDS encoding phosphoadenylyl-sulfate reductase, whose amino-acid sequence MPKLSLAALAGKNKVDQILQLAEVNAELEQLSAQERVRWALEHLDGEFALASSFGIQSAVMLHLVTQVKPDIPVILTDTGYLFPETYQFIDHLTERLSLNLHVYRAEQSAAWQEARYGQLWEQGVDGIKQYNRLNKVEPMRRALNELQVGAWFSGLRREQSDSRASLPVLAIQNGVFKFLPLIDWSNKDIHQYLTEHDLPYHPLREQGYLSVGDTHTTRKWEPGMTEQETRFFGLKRECGLHEDDVEADGSGI is encoded by the coding sequence ATGCCTAAGTTATCGCTGGCAGCGCTGGCTGGAAAAAATAAGGTCGATCAGATCCTGCAACTGGCTGAAGTCAATGCAGAGTTGGAGCAGCTTTCGGCACAGGAGCGTGTGCGCTGGGCACTGGAGCACCTTGACGGCGAGTTTGCTCTGGCTTCCAGCTTCGGGATCCAGTCGGCAGTGATGCTTCACCTGGTGACTCAGGTGAAGCCGGATATCCCGGTGATCCTGACCGATACCGGTTATTTGTTTCCGGAGACGTATCAGTTCATTGATCACCTGACCGAGCGCCTGTCGCTGAACTTGCATGTGTATCGGGCTGAGCAAAGTGCGGCCTGGCAGGAAGCACGCTATGGTCAGTTGTGGGAGCAGGGGGTTGATGGGATAAAGCAGTATAACCGCTTGAATAAAGTGGAGCCGATGCGCCGGGCGCTGAATGAACTGCAAGTGGGCGCCTGGTTTTCCGGACTACGCCGTGAGCAGTCGGACAGCCGGGCGAGCCTGCCGGTGCTGGCGATCCAAAACGGGGTGTTTAAGTTTCTGCCCTTGATCGACTGGTCGAATAAAGATATTCATCAGTATCTGACTGAGCATGATTTGCCGTATCATCCGTTACGAGAGCAGGGATACCTGTCGGTGGGCGACACCCACACCACGCGCAAGTGGGAGCCGGGAATGACGGAGCAGGAAACCCGTTTCTTTGGCCTCAAGCGCGAGTGCGGATTGCATGAAGATGATGTCGAGGCCGATGGCTCCGGGATCTGA